Below is a window of Streptomyces sp. ITFR-16 DNA.
GGCCGGCTCAGTGCGCGGAGTCGAAGGCCCCCGGGTGGATCTGGTCCCGCGTCGCCCGGTACTGCTGACGCACCGCCTGTCCGACCGCCAGCTCCTCGCCGGGCTCCAGCACCTGCGCCGCCGCACCCTGCCAGGCCGGGGGAGTCCGCGCGTCCAGCGAACCCTGCGACACACCCAGCGCCCAGGCCGCCTGCCGGGCCGCACCCAGCGCGGCGTACTGCGCCGGCTGCGGCACGACCACCTGCGTGCCCAGCAGTGAGGGGGCCAGCCCCTGCACCGCGGGCAGCTCGGCCGCCGCCCCCAGCAGGAAGACCCGCCGCACCTCGACGCCCCGCCCGCGCAGCACGTCGAGCGCGTCGGCCAGCGAGCAGAGCATCCCCTCGAACGCGGCCCGCGCCAGGTGCTCCGGCTTCATCGACTCACGCCGCAGCCCGCTCAGCGTCCCTGCCGTGTGCGGCAGATGGGGGGTCCGCTCGCCCTCCAGATACGGCAGGAGTACGAGTCCCGAGGAGCCCGGCGTGGACTTCAGCGCCAGCGCCGACAGCTCGTCGAGCCCCTCCACGTCCAGCATCTCCGCGGTGCCGCGCAGCGCGCGGACCGCGTTCGACGTGTACACCACCGGCAGATGCATCCCGGTGGCATCGGCGAACGAGGTGATCATCCCGGTCGGATCGGCCAGCGCCTCGTGGTGCACCGCCATCACGGAACCCGAGGCCCCCAGCGACACCACCGCGTCACCGGTCCCGACGCCGAGCCCGAACGCCGCCGCCATCGTCTCGCCGGTCCCCGCCGAGATCAGCAGCCCCTCCGGGGTCGTGCCGGCTGCGTCGGACGGGCCGAGCACCTCCGGCAGCGCGGCCTGGTGCCCGAGCGCCAGCTCCACCAGATCCGGCCGGTAGCCCTCGTCGCCCGCCGACCAGTAGCCGGTCCCGGACGCGGCACCCCGGTCGGTGGTCCGCCGGGCCGGCCGGCCCAGCAGCTGCCACACCAGCCAGTCGTGCGGCTGGAGCACGGCCGCGACCCGCTGCGCGGTCTCCGGCTCGGTCCGCGCCAGCCAGCGC
It encodes the following:
- a CDS encoding FGGY family carbohydrate kinase, with translation MGIVAGLDSSSAFTHIVVCDTGTGAVLRQGYAAHPVEAKATEVDPQAWLLSLGEAATGGLLEGVQAIGVSAQQHGLVPLDRQGNLVRPALLGNDKRAQVAAADLIDTLGGRQAWAEAVGAVPQAAQPVSKLRWLARTEPETAQRVAAVLQPHDWLVWQLLGRPARRTTDRGAASGTGYWSAGDEGYRPDLVELALGHQAALPEVLGPSDAAGTTPEGLLISAGTGETMAAAFGLGVGTGDAVVSLGASGSVMAVHHEALADPTGMITSFADATGMHLPVVYTSNAVRALRGTAEMLDVEGLDELSALALKSTPGSSGLVLLPYLEGERTPHLPHTAGTLSGLRRESMKPEHLARAAFEGMLCSLADALDVLRGRGVEVRRVFLLGAAAELPAVQGLAPSLLGTQVVVPQPAQYAALGAARQAAWALGVSQGSLDARTPPAWQGAAAQVLEPGEELAVGQAVRQQYRATRDQIHPGAFDSAH